Genomic segment of Malania oleifera isolate guangnan ecotype guangnan chromosome 7, ASM2987363v1, whole genome shotgun sequence:
ttattttggctATCAGTCTGCATTATAAATGAGAACGTTTGAAATCATTAACTTTTTTGTTGtttttctcattctttgttttgtttattttgtCCTTTTTTTGGCTCTTTGGTTTTTTACTTGGGGCACAGGGTGGGGTAGTTGGTTTTAAACTGTTGCCCATCCATTCTTCACTGAAAATTTTCAGCAAATTGTTTGATATCACTACTCTTTTGTTTGTGTTCTTCAATTCATTTTGTAAGTCCTATATTGACAGAGCTTATTCTGCTTTACTTTATTGTACCAAATCACTTCATTTGTCAGTATTATCAAGTTTGTCAATTGTTTCAAACTTGGGATTCTGCTTTAATTGTTGTTTGGTACAACTTTTCTTTTGGTTCAGGATGAAGATATTAAGAATGCTATAGAGGATGCTGGCTTTGATGCAGAGATTTTACCTGAACCTAGTAAGGCAAGCGGAACTCTGTTGGGACAGTTCACCATAGGAGGCATGACATGTGCTGCTTGTGTGAACTCTGTTGAAGGTATTTTGGGAAAGCTCCCTGGTGTCAAAAGGGCTGTAGTTGCCTTGGCTACTTCATTAGGTCAAGTTGAGTATGATCCTACTGTTATTAGTAAGGATGGCATAATAAATGCAATAGAGGATGCTGGTTTTGAAGCTGCACTTGTGCAGAGTGGTGAGCAGGATAAAATCATACTAAGCGTTGCTGGCATATTAAGCGAGATGGATATTCTATTTTTAGAAGACATAGTTAACAACCTAAAAGGAGTGAAACAATATTTATTTGACAGGATTTCAAGAGAACTAGAAGTTGTTTTCGATCCTGAAGTTATTAGTTCCAGATCTTTAGTAGATGGAATTGAAGGTGGGAGCAATGGAAAGTTCAAATTACATGTCAGGAGTCCTTATGCAAGAATGACTTCAAAAGATGTGGAAGAATCATCAAACATGTTTCGGCTTTTCACCTCCAGTCTGGTTCTCAGTGTAAGTATTTTTCTTCTATATCCTTCAGTACATCAATTTGACGTATTGTATGCCCTCCCTACTATTTGGGGTTTTTGTTTAGCAATCGATGTGTGTTTCTAATTCATATTCTTAGGATTTTTCATGTCACTTGCGTATTGTTTTGATGACTTATCGTGAATGTTTCATCCTAAACACAATAAACATTAATTAAATATGCATTTCACATGTTGACTGGAggtttatttgagaaaaaaattccCTTCTTGGTTCTAAGATGTGCCTATATTTTTCACCTTTGAGACTTATTTCACATAACATCTGAGAAGTGAGCACTCTATTTTACCATAATCTTATTTAcaaagatatgatcacaattgcTTTTAAAAGCTCATCTGGACATGTGACTCTCAAAGCTTCCACCAGCCGCACAAGCTTTACTAATTTTTTACAATAAATTCTTCTGACTGCAGATTCCTATCTTTTTCATACGGGTAGTTTGCCCTCATATACCTATGGTGTACTCCTTATTGCTGTGGCGATGCGGACCATTCCTTATGGGTGATTGGTTGAAGTGGGCATTGGCGAGTCTTGTTCAGTTTGTTGTTGGGAGGCGTTTCTATGTTGCAGCTGGTAGGGCTCTtcagaatggttcaaccaacatGGATGTGTTGGTTGCTTTGGGGACTTCAGCCTCTTACTTCTACTCTGTCGGCGCACTTCTGTATGGTGCTGTGACCGGTTTTTGGTCCCCGACATACTTTGAAACAAGTGCCATGCTGATAACCTTTGTACTTTTGGGGAAATATTTGGAAACTGTTGCCAAGGGCAAGACATCAGATGCTATAAAGAAGTTGGTGGAACTTGCTCCGTCAACTGCATTGTTGCTTGTTAAAGATAAGAGTATGTCTTCTTGATCTAATTTGGCTTTGGATACTAATGTGGTAATTAATTTTGATGATTTGAGGTTTTCATATGCTTTTGCATTTCTTCAGTGTTTCATTATTGATGCCCTTTGCCCGACCTGCATGTGGGTAGAATAAAGCTTTGATAATTTTGTTGGTATCTTGAATCAGTGCTAAATTACTGCTGAGAACTATTTTTATGATGTTGactaaataaaaagaaatgaTTTTGTTGTTTTTCTAGGTGGAAGGTGTATAGGAGAAAGGGAAATAGATGCTTTGCTAATTCAGCCTGGTGATGTCTTAAAAGTCCTTCCTGGTACAAAGATTCCAGCAGATGGTGTGGTTGTATGGGGTTCAAGTTATGTCAATGAAAGTATGGTAACTGGTGAATCTGCACCTGTTTTGAATGAGATTAATTCTTCAGTTATTGGTGGTACAATAAATTTACATGGTTCCCTTAATGTACAAGCCACAAAAGTAGGGTCTAACACAGTTTTAAGCCAGATAATCTGTCTGGTTGAGACAGCTCAGATGTCTAAAGCTCCTATCCAGAAGTTTGCTGATTTTGTAAGTATCTTTGGTGAAGCTAAAGTTCCGACATCGTTCTGTTTGTGCTCTTCTTCATGTTGGTCTAGTCATAATTTAGTTTATACTTGAAAGCTCTTGCTTTTTGAATAAAAAGTTCTTTCACTATTTCTAAAAGAGCAGAGTCAAAATATTGGCCAAATTGTGAAACAAAACCTTGAATAAAGAATATGCTAAATTTTTTGCCAGTTTTTCAGGGAAATCAAGTTCACTTACCTCGTCGTATctgtgtttattatttttatagatgTTGGTCTATACTCTTAGTTGGATATGTAGTGTTTGTTGAGTTAGGAGTCAGCAATCACGGTAATATTCTTGTGGGGACCTTTTGAAATTTGTTATGCAATTTtgtttgctgaaaaaaaaaatgttggatTCCCTAGTGTTGCCTCTCTTGGCATCAGCTCAAATTTAGTTGTGCAtcgaaaattttaaaatgagGAAAAAATTTGCTGCTACTGTTATTGTTTATGTGGTATTTGCCTATTTGAATTAAGTGGTAGAAACCTGCAGATAGTGCATTAGTAAACTTGAGCAAACTTTTATTGAAAGTAAGGAATAATGCAAGTAAAAGTGCCAAATGCTCCACTGTGCCAGACTAATCCATGATGAGTCTTAAAAGGATGAGAAACATAGTCTTGGAGGTTCTTCAAGAAGTAATGAGTATTGAAAAAGAAATGGAAGATTTGTCCACAGCAGTAATAAAATTCAACATTTGATCAGCTTTATGTTTTTCTTCTTGCTACTAGGGGATCAACATTTGTGTTTCATTTTTGTCTTTCCTAGTTTTAAACTCTATGTCACGGAACTTCGATTGTTCTTGTTTTAATCTACTATGTCCTTGATATCTTTGTGAGTTACAGGTTGCAAGCATATTTGTCCCTACAGTTGTTATTATCGCGTTGTTAACGTTATTGGCTTGGTAAGTATGTACTGACTTGATTTAGTTCAAGACTTCCAGTGCTACTTTCAACTTTCGTTTTACAATTTGTTATGCTTATTGTCTGTAGGTATATTTCTGGAGTTCTTGGAGCTTACCCAGAAACCTGGTTACCAGAAAATGGCAATTATTTTGTTTTTGCCCTCATGTTTTCAATATCAGTTGTGGTGATTGCATGCCCCTGTGCACTTGGCTTGGCTACACCTACTGCTGTAATGGTTGCAACAGGGGTGGGAGCGAATAATGGAGTGCTTATAAAAGGCGGGGATGCTTTGGAAAGGGCTCAGAAGATTAGTTATGTAATATTCGATAAAACAGGGACCTTAACCAAGGGAAATGCTACAGTTACAACTGCTAAAGTTTTCACTGGAATG
This window contains:
- the LOC131160028 gene encoding copper-transporting ATPase RAN1, which translates into the protein MAPSLRDLQLTAVSAGGRRLPEIAEDADDLEEVRLLDAYEREEDGVSGGVEQGVRRIQVRVTGMTCAACSNSVEGALKAVKGVLRASVALLQNKADVVFDPKLVKDEDIKNAIEDAGFDAEILPEPSKASGTLLGQFTIGGMTCAACVNSVEGILGKLPGVKRAVVALATSLGQVEYDPTVISKDGIINAIEDAGFEAALVQSGEQDKIILSVAGILSEMDILFLEDIVNNLKGVKQYLFDRISRELEVVFDPEVISSRSLVDGIEGGSNGKFKLHVRSPYARMTSKDVEESSNMFRLFTSSLVLSIPIFFIRVVCPHIPMVYSLLLWRCGPFLMGDWLKWALASLVQFVVGRRFYVAAGRALQNGSTNMDVLVALGTSASYFYSVGALLYGAVTGFWSPTYFETSAMLITFVLLGKYLETVAKGKTSDAIKKLVELAPSTALLLVKDKSGRCIGEREIDALLIQPGDVLKVLPGTKIPADGVVVWGSSYVNESMVTGESAPVLNEINSSVIGGTINLHGSLNVQATKVGSNTVLSQIICLVETAQMSKAPIQKFADFVASIFVPTVVIIALLTLLAWYISGVLGAYPETWLPENGNYFVFALMFSISVVVIACPCALGLATPTAVMVATGVGANNGVLIKGGDALERAQKISYVIFDKTGTLTKGNATVTTAKVFTGMDRGEFLTLVASAEASSEHPLAKAILEYAHHFHFFDATSATKDAEHHNKESKFSGWLLDVSEFSALPGRGILCFVAGKQVLVGNRKLMTENGINIPNNVEKFVVELEENANTGILVAHDGNLVGVLGVTDPLKREAAVVIEGLGKMGVTPVMVTGDNWRTARAVGKEVGIQDVRAEVMPAGKADVIRSFQRTGNVVAMVGDGINDSPALAAADVGMAIGAGTDIAIEAADYVLMRNNLEDVITAIDLSRRTFSRIRWNYVFAMAYNVIAIPVAAGVFFPWTGIKLPPWAAGSCMALSSVSVVCSSLLLRRYKKPRLTSILEITVE